The following are encoded together in the Bombus vancouverensis nearcticus chromosome 18, iyBomVanc1_principal, whole genome shotgun sequence genome:
- the LOC117160329 gene encoding uncharacterized protein LOC117160329, which produces MPKKITRADRKATGSRLYRPRKIVPPHKRKNEGISTSSASAKKIKVTVEDQVAEDLEKHYRIIDFLLVFSTIATLVKCVKCDGKVNFHSTRKEGLGFNIKVSCECCKQITNVPSSARINSGIFEVNYRFVFVMRILGLGLDGCEKFCGLMDLSSRFLSTPTYNDYMKKMCSTVKEVANRFFLSAIKEEKAATAEEKKTEDADELTVSADGTWKKRGFSSLFGAISLIGYFTGKVLDIFVKSSYCHECKTWEHKLNSAEYEEWHEAHVSAGKCRANHTGATGSMEVEAIKTMFQRSVKNGVRYRNYIGDGDSKAYSELVNSKPYGDDFSIVKKECVEHVQKRMGTRLREIVNNTVVDTEDRLAGKKIEKKSLSAKGKLTAKMIDKLTVHYGLAIRRYSDSVESMKNAIWATFFHYSSTDENPQHKKCPSGADSWCEWQKAAAADALDSFKHTYSALPEDVLNAIKPIYEDLSKDALLERCVGSFTQSNNESLNQLIWKISPKHLSETSVIVEIAAYVAASVFNEGSFALLTFMQDMGISSGSSAHDWARSTDSIRVSRAEQEAERQTKEG; this is translated from the coding sequence atgccTAAAAAAATTACAAGAGCTGATAGGAAAGCAACTGGTTCGAGATTATATCGacctagaaaaattgtacctcCGCACAAACGTAAAAACGAAGGCATTTCAACGAGTAGCGCGTCggctaaaaaaataaaagtgacCGTTGAAGATCAAGTTGCGGAGGACCTTGAAAAACATTATAGgataattgattttttattagtcTTTTCAACAATTGCTACGCTAGTGAAGTGTGTGAAATGTGATGGAAAAGTAAATTTTCATTCGACTAGGAAAGAAGGCCTTGGATTTAACATCAAAGTGTCGTGCGAATGCTGTAAACAGATTACAAATGTTCCGTCTAGTGCAAGAATAAACTCTGGTATTTTCGAAGTTAATTATCGGTTTGTTTTCGTGATGAGGATATTAGGCCTTGGATTAGATGGCTGTGAAAAGTTCTGCGGCTTGATGGATTTGTCCAGTAGGTTTCTATCGACACCGACGTACAATGATTACATGAAAAAAATGTGCTCGACCGTAAAAGAAGTAGCGAATCGATTTTTTTTATCtgctataaaagaagaaaaagcagcAACAGCCGAAGAGAAAAAGACTGAAGATGCCGACGAACTCACCGTATCGGCCGACGGAACATGGAAGAAAAGAGGCTTCTCATCTTTATTCGGCGCCATCTCGTTAATCGGTTACTTTACAGGTAAAGTTCTTGACATTTTCGTCAAAAGTTCATACTGCCATGAATGTAAAACTTGGGAACATAAATTAAACTCTGCCGAATACGAAGAGTGGCATGAAGCCCATGTAAGTGCTGGAAAGTGTCGGGCAAATCATACCGGTGCAACTGGAAGTATGGAGGTCGAAGCGATAAAAACCATGTTTCAACGCTCGGTAAAGAATGGTGTACGATATCGCAACTATATCGGCGACGGTGACTCTAAAGCTTACTCCGAGTTGGTGAATTCTAAACCTTATGGCGATGATTTTTCAATAGTGAAAAAAGAATGTGTAGAACATGTTCAAAAAAGAATGGGCACTCGTCTACGTGAAATAGTCAACAATACCGTTGTCGATACTGAAGATCGACTTGCTGGAAAGAAGATTGAAAAAAAGAGTCTGTCTGCTAAAGGGAAGCTTACGGCTAAAATGATCGATAAACTGACGGTACACTACGGTTTGGCTATTAGACGTTACTCTGATTCCGTGGAAAGTATGAAGAATGCTATCTGGGCAACGTTCTTTCACTACAGTTCGACGGACGAGAATCCGCAGCATAAAAAATGCCCGAGCGGCGCGGACTCCTGGTGCGAATGGCAAAAAGCTGCAGCTGCTGATGCATTGGATTCGTTCAAACACACGTACAGTGCTCTTCCGGAGGATGTTTTGAATGCCATCAAGCCTATCTATGAAGATCTGAGCAAAGATGCTCTCCTGGAGCGATGTGTCGGAAGCTTCACGCAGAGCAACAATGAGAGTTTGAACCAACTTATTTGGAAAATCTCACCGAAGCACTTGAGTGAAACCTCTGTCATCGTTGAAATTGCAGCTTATGTGGCAGCCAGTGTTTTCAACGAAGGTTCTTTTGCTTTACTAACCTTCATGCAAGACATGGGAATCAGTAGTGGATCAAGCGCTCATGACTGGGCGCGATCAACTGACTCCATACGTGTAAGCCGAGCAGAGCAGGAAGCTGAAAGACAAACTAAAGAAGGGTAG